The proteins below come from a single Eubacterium limosum genomic window:
- a CDS encoding GNAT family N-acetyltransferase has translation MYTISKKNLWCVAPLFEGWSETPVWSCLQGHLGQAFADDPHNPQSAQISIGDFCFFAGIPNPELIRNIPDPSKVPVITLVARQENWHPLIESIYNRQYKKFTRYALKKEPEAFDLEQLRANLAMLPQDCEIYQIDDLLYNALQNEDWSKDLCSQFKNAQDYTQNGLGFVIIKNHEIIAGASSYTYYNDGIEIQIDTKQPYRRQGLARIVGSRLILECLQENLYPSWDAVSPESLHLAESLGYCLETPYTAYAVGDMTFLSAPR, from the coding sequence TTGTACACAATTTCGAAAAAAAATCTGTGGTGTGTCGCCCCATTATTCGAAGGCTGGAGTGAAACACCTGTATGGTCCTGTCTTCAAGGCCATCTTGGTCAGGCTTTTGCAGATGATCCACATAACCCCCAGTCGGCTCAGATATCAATCGGTGATTTCTGTTTTTTTGCCGGTATACCCAATCCAGAGCTCATTAGAAACATTCCCGATCCCAGCAAAGTTCCTGTTATTACTTTAGTCGCACGCCAGGAAAACTGGCATCCATTAATCGAATCTATCTATAATAGGCAATATAAAAAATTTACGCGCTATGCCTTAAAAAAAGAACCCGAAGCTTTCGATTTAGAACAGCTGCGGGCTAATCTTGCAATGCTTCCCCAGGACTGCGAAATTTATCAAATTGACGATTTGCTTTATAACGCTCTGCAAAACGAGGATTGGTCTAAGGATTTATGCTCTCAGTTTAAAAATGCTCAGGACTATACACAAAACGGCCTTGGCTTTGTTATCATAAAAAACCATGAAATCATTGCTGGTGCTTCCTCCTATACTTATTACAACGACGGTATCGAAATCCAAATCGATACCAAGCAGCCTTACCGAAGACAGGGCCTGGCGCGAATTGTAGGCTCACGCCTTATATTAGAATGTCTGCAAGAAAACCTCTATCCAAGCTGGGATGCCGTCAGCCCGGAATCCCTGCACCTTGCCGAGAGTCTTGGGTATTGTCTGGAAACACCCTATACGGCTTATGCTGTGGGGGATATGACATTCTTATCCGCACCACGTTAA
- a CDS encoding BCCT family transporter has product MKHQKINLMVFLPAVLLFCTCILLAFLDNAAFVSLTGTLYAWILDEFGWLFLLTALVVFLVCIGLYFSPFGKIVIGGKEAKPMMSVWNWFSITLCTTVASGIVFWGAAEPVQHILNPPVSSGIEALSSEASLFAMAAVFRHWTVLPYGLYTILAVVFAFVYYNMRQPFSLGSVIAPLIPEKGRSGVSKAVDFICVFALVTGLAASLASGVLSINGGLSKLMGVDSNVMVWGIIILVIGGMTVIAAVTGITRGIKYLSNINVAMYIVILGFILLFGGTVFIFSFGIESIGQFIATFFSGTLFTGTAEGDPWAKNWTMFYLGNWMAWAPVTAVFLGRISYGRRVKDVIAMNLFVTALFSIVWFMIISGATVNQLMNNPDSGLIDAYNAGYENVIYQLFKNLPLSQIFIPLYLVAVLISFVTAADSTTMAIAGICSKGIAPDSPEPPTYLIAVWGVIVAVVTWIMMSVGEGITGIKMLSNIGGLPAMFLIILVVISAIIISIHPERYNLVDKNNTIDEKHKTN; this is encoded by the coding sequence ATGAAGCATCAAAAGATTAATTTAATGGTTTTTTTACCGGCTGTGTTGCTTTTCTGTACCTGTATTTTATTAGCTTTCTTAGACAATGCGGCGTTTGTAAGTTTAACCGGCACACTGTATGCGTGGATATTGGACGAATTCGGATGGTTGTTTTTACTGACCGCTTTGGTCGTTTTTCTGGTATGTATTGGCTTGTATTTTTCACCCTTTGGAAAAATAGTCATAGGTGGAAAAGAGGCCAAACCAATGATGTCTGTTTGGAATTGGTTCAGTATTACGCTTTGTACCACTGTGGCTTCGGGCATTGTATTTTGGGGAGCGGCTGAACCCGTACAGCATATTCTTAATCCTCCGGTATCAAGCGGCATTGAGGCTCTGTCTTCAGAGGCGTCGTTATTTGCCATGGCAGCAGTTTTCAGACATTGGACTGTTCTGCCCTATGGACTCTATACAATTTTAGCGGTTGTTTTTGCGTTTGTTTATTATAATATGCGGCAGCCTTTCTCTTTGGGCTCTGTCATTGCCCCGCTTATTCCGGAAAAAGGAAGAAGCGGAGTGAGCAAAGCGGTGGATTTTATCTGTGTTTTTGCGTTGGTCACCGGTCTTGCCGCCTCTCTGGCTTCAGGCGTGCTCAGTATTAACGGTGGACTCAGTAAGCTGATGGGTGTCGACTCAAATGTGATGGTGTGGGGAATCATCATTCTTGTGATTGGAGGCATGACCGTTATTGCTGCAGTTACGGGGATCACTCGCGGTATAAAATACCTGTCGAATATAAATGTGGCAATGTATATTGTCATACTGGGGTTTATACTTCTGTTTGGGGGGACCGTTTTTATTTTCAGTTTTGGTATTGAAAGCATAGGACAGTTTATTGCAACCTTTTTCAGCGGTACACTGTTTACCGGAACGGCCGAGGGCGATCCCTGGGCCAAAAATTGGACGATGTTTTATTTGGGGAACTGGATGGCATGGGCGCCAGTGACCGCGGTATTTCTGGGAAGAATCAGCTATGGACGCCGGGTAAAGGATGTGATCGCAATGAACCTTTTTGTAACCGCTTTATTTAGTATTGTATGGTTTATGATTATCTCTGGAGCAACGGTCAATCAGCTGATGAATAACCCTGATTCGGGCCTTATTGATGCATATAATGCCGGGTATGAAAATGTAATTTATCAGTTGTTTAAAAATTTGCCTTTAAGCCAGATTTTTATTCCATTGTATTTGGTAGCGGTTTTGATTTCATTTGTAACCGCAGCCGATTCTACCACAATGGCCATTGCAGGCATTTGCAGTAAGGGAATCGCACCGGATTCGCCGGAGCCACCAACCTATTTGATTGCGGTTTGGGGTGTTATTGTAGCGGTGGTGACCTGGATTATGATGTCGGTGGGAGAAGGCATTACTGGTATTAAGATGCTCTCGAATATTGGAGGCCTTCCAGCCATGTTTTTGATTATTCTTGTGGTCATCAGTGCAATAATCATTTCGATACATCCAGAGAGATATAATCTCGTTGATAAAAACAATACAATTGATGAAAAGCATAAAACGAATTGA
- a CDS encoding MFS transporter, with the protein MELSKGKRNFLVVLISFMVGIIYFIPYIRFTFYDQTIAAFQLTNMELGNLGAVYGLVALFCYPISGFLAEKFSPKLLLAASFVGTAAMTFWQASFPSYGALLVIYVLFAFFTTATLWSPYIAVLRNLGTEEEQGKLFGISEAMRGIVSTVTGFVFVWILSLFADAVGGFRAILIIGAVVYIIFAALAIIFLPKNVSRDVKETEDKKEKGSILKALKLPGVWLMGLFIFSCYSIIAAGINYLGTYTTQILGVSASVSSSLAIIRSYVLTVVAGIGAGIIADKFKSRLIFLVYVLIAIIVCAVATPFLSNLVTIAIIVTMILSLMYFMMKSVYFSIMGESGIPVAMTGIASGIVSFIGFIPDAFITSLMGSWLDKDPVTGFNMIFAWIAIWGVIAIVLALVIYKRGKKDKLIHEK; encoded by the coding sequence ATGGAATTATCAAAAGGGAAGAGGAATTTTCTGGTTGTACTGATCAGTTTTATGGTCGGGATCATTTACTTTATTCCATACATTCGTTTTACGTTTTATGATCAAACAATTGCCGCGTTTCAGCTTACCAATATGGAGCTTGGCAATTTAGGTGCGGTCTACGGACTTGTTGCGTTGTTTTGTTATCCAATTAGCGGTTTTTTGGCAGAAAAGTTTAGTCCTAAACTTTTATTGGCGGCGTCTTTTGTCGGAACAGCCGCGATGACCTTCTGGCAGGCAAGTTTTCCAAGTTATGGTGCATTGCTTGTTATCTATGTATTGTTTGCTTTTTTTACAACTGCAACACTGTGGTCACCATACATTGCTGTATTAAGGAATCTCGGAACTGAGGAGGAACAAGGAAAGCTTTTTGGGATCAGCGAAGCAATGCGCGGTATCGTCTCTACAGTAACTGGCTTTGTATTTGTCTGGATACTCAGTCTTTTTGCCGATGCCGTCGGCGGTTTTAGGGCTATTTTGATTATCGGGGCAGTTGTTTATATTATTTTTGCAGCTTTAGCCATCATTTTTCTGCCTAAGAATGTTTCACGCGATGTAAAAGAGACCGAAGATAAAAAGGAAAAGGGGAGTATCCTGAAAGCTTTGAAGCTGCCAGGTGTCTGGTTGATGGGACTTTTTATTTTCAGCTGTTATTCCATTATCGCTGCGGGCATTAATTACCTGGGAACGTATACCACACAAATTTTAGGAGTCTCAGCCTCTGTATCAAGCAGTCTGGCGATTATCCGCAGCTATGTCTTAACGGTTGTGGCAGGCATTGGGGCTGGAATTATCGCAGACAAGTTTAAATCACGATTGATCTTTCTGGTCTATGTTTTGATCGCGATTATCGTTTGTGCTGTCGCAACACCATTTTTGTCTAATCTCGTTACTATAGCAATCATTGTCACTATGATTTTATCATTAATGTATTTTATGATGAAATCCGTCTATTTTTCCATTATGGGAGAAAGCGGTATCCCTGTGGCCATGACGGGTATTGCCAGTGGTATTGTATCGTTTATTGGTTTTATTCCAGACGCTTTTATTACCTCTCTAATGGGATCATGGCTTGATAAAGACCCTGTAACAGGTTTTAATATGATTTTTGCCTGGATTGCAATTTGGGGTGTTATTGCAATTGTTTTGGCACTTGTTATCTATAAAAGAGGAAAAAAAGACAAGCTGATTCATGAAAAATAA
- a CDS encoding trimethylamine methyltransferase family protein: MCAEKNYFEKNGNLHEQSKALLKKNGLLLEDTKLADWFRKRGFTIEKGRIKFKDYEIEHALKLCPSMIQLKTDVSDLAIGRSKSYYGFTGTPKLFLKNNNAHTFYKTDGIDIFKLIDTSRIINFSTYYPWFSSHWKQTEQVAFLLKYSNKPLVVFPGRCDNKTDLYESLKLIGDYFEQKNVYQLAVPLEVYDDSAVTWKQMECLECVTGFHQAVLLRIHSTVKENELLTEEALCVRVNAAALGYCCIIQKLFAGHAVIFTVSNQISCSHNGKRAVNIASKNVLRLAAQVWRYYQVPFMMDNLPFRGQELDAAAGIEAMAHYREVFDDLQCDMMSFSLGSLDHEKIFCLEKYLIDEEIIEMLARLYRGIDCSEETSCYDAIKNAGPRGSYFNTHMLKVIKKEFYDSRYLNKESLGNWRSESEQDLIGYVGKAVQKRLNTYVPPEVTREKRILLDKYLRDEDRCMTQFQNIKI, translated from the coding sequence ATGTGCGCTGAAAAAAATTACTTTGAAAAAAATGGGAACCTTCATGAACAATCAAAAGCCCTTTTAAAGAAAAACGGTCTGTTGTTAGAAGATACAAAACTGGCAGACTGGTTTAGGAAAAGAGGGTTTACGATAGAGAAAGGAAGAATAAAATTTAAGGATTATGAAATCGAGCATGCTCTCAAATTATGCCCTTCGATGATCCAGCTGAAAACAGATGTGTCTGATTTAGCTATTGGAAGATCAAAAAGCTATTATGGATTTACAGGTACACCAAAATTATTCTTAAAAAACAACAACGCACATACTTTTTATAAAACAGATGGTATTGATATTTTTAAGCTGATCGATACCAGCCGCATTATTAACTTTTCAACGTATTATCCCTGGTTTTCCAGTCATTGGAAACAGACCGAACAAGTAGCTTTTTTACTTAAATACAGTAATAAACCCTTGGTTGTTTTTCCAGGAAGATGTGATAATAAAACGGATTTGTATGAATCACTCAAACTCATCGGCGATTATTTTGAACAAAAAAATGTGTACCAGCTAGCTGTTCCATTGGAGGTATATGACGACAGCGCTGTTACATGGAAGCAGATGGAGTGTTTGGAGTGTGTAACCGGGTTTCACCAGGCAGTTTTATTGAGAATTCATAGCACTGTAAAAGAGAATGAATTGCTAACGGAAGAAGCCCTTTGTGTTCGGGTCAACGCTGCAGCTTTGGGTTACTGCTGTATTATCCAAAAGCTTTTTGCAGGGCATGCCGTGATCTTTACAGTATCTAATCAGATATCCTGTAGTCATAATGGTAAGAGGGCCGTAAACATTGCGAGCAAAAATGTTTTAAGGCTGGCGGCGCAAGTGTGGAGGTATTATCAAGTGCCGTTTATGATGGATAATCTTCCTTTTAGAGGACAGGAGCTGGATGCTGCTGCTGGTATTGAAGCCATGGCGCATTACCGGGAGGTGTTTGACGATCTTCAATGCGATATGATGAGCTTTTCATTGGGCAGTCTTGATCATGAGAAAATATTTTGTCTTGAAAAGTATCTGATCGATGAAGAAATTATTGAAATGCTGGCGCGGTTGTACCGTGGAATAGATTGCTCAGAGGAGACAAGCTGTTATGATGCTATAAAGAATGCAGGCCCCAGAGGAAGTTACTTTAACACCCATATGCTTAAAGTTATTAAAAAAGAATTTTATGACAGCCGTTATCTAAATAAAGAATCACTTGGAAATTGGCGTTCCGAGAGTGAACAGGATTTGATCGGTTATGTGGGGAAAGCCGTTCAAAAAAGATTGAATACCTATGTCCCACCAGAGGTTACGAGAGAAAAAAGAATACTTTTGGACAAGTACCTGAGAGATGAGGACCGTTGTATGACTCAATTTCAGAATATAAAAATTTAG
- a CDS encoding trimethylamine methyltransferase family protein, producing MKPYERFISKKDIQTIHEESIKILSEIGVKFEHETAIELFKKHGAKVDGDIVFIDEALLNKALKKVPESFEVNIGDGKTINLGGGSKVCMPAMGNIYISEKGKIRKMDNKDTINQFKLADTSPVVNVGYLNYLPDLKGFTTEQKMFYLIAMSLKYCNQRNIMLKVDTFHMPENRSVREVTQEGYQLVKRFYGIDGYVALGDINPISPLTYDHDPIEKLLGICAENQPIWICPCAMPMMTAPASVASMIAQTNAEILAGLTLIQLINPGTPVLYGNTSGSTNLRTIQLSIGAPETALVSYATAGLAEYYNLPFRTGGGLSDAKDMDMQAGLESMLMIQTTEECNPDLVMHSCGTIGSFNVISFEKFLVDEEIWNYVRRLIKGVDTTEKKLCFKDLQKAGPRGTFVTGRTPKMYREEFILPKYLNKDDPNQWQAQGGTPLRDTLEEAVRSRISGYMPPVITREQNELLMPYLPEAYKERI from the coding sequence ATGAAACCATACGAACGATTTATTTCTAAGAAAGATATTCAAACGATTCACGAAGAAAGTATAAAAATTTTAAGTGAAATTGGAGTTAAATTTGAACATGAAACAGCTATTGAACTTTTTAAAAAGCATGGCGCAAAGGTTGATGGAGATATTGTTTTTATTGACGAAGCCCTGTTAAACAAAGCTTTAAAAAAGGTGCCGGAAAGCTTTGAAGTAAACATAGGCGATGGCAAGACCATCAATCTGGGCGGGGGATCGAAGGTATGCATGCCGGCAATGGGAAATATTTATATTTCAGAAAAAGGTAAAATACGCAAGATGGATAATAAAGACACTATTAATCAATTCAAACTTGCGGATACCAGCCCAGTCGTCAACGTCGGTTATCTAAATTATCTTCCAGATTTAAAAGGATTCACAACAGAGCAAAAAATGTTTTATTTGATTGCTATGTCTCTGAAGTATTGCAATCAGCGCAATATTATGTTAAAGGTAGATACCTTCCACATGCCTGAGAACCGTTCGGTTCGCGAGGTTACCCAGGAGGGCTACCAGCTTGTCAAGCGATTTTATGGCATTGACGGGTATGTAGCCCTTGGCGATATTAACCCGATTTCGCCGTTAACATATGATCATGATCCCATAGAAAAGCTATTGGGCATCTGTGCAGAAAACCAGCCAATCTGGATTTGTCCATGCGCTATGCCGATGATGACTGCGCCGGCATCGGTCGCTTCAATGATTGCACAGACAAACGCCGAGATTTTAGCAGGATTGACGCTTATACAGCTCATTAATCCTGGAACGCCAGTTTTATATGGAAATACTTCAGGCTCGACAAACCTTCGTACCATTCAGTTGAGTATTGGGGCACCAGAGACAGCGCTTGTCAGTTATGCTACAGCAGGACTTGCTGAATATTACAATCTGCCATTTAGAACTGGTGGCGGCTTGAGTGATGCTAAGGATATGGACATGCAGGCGGGTTTAGAATCGATGCTGATGATTCAGACAACAGAAGAGTGCAATCCTGATTTGGTCATGCATAGCTGTGGTACCATTGGATCATTCAATGTCATCAGCTTTGAAAAATTTCTGGTAGATGAGGAGATTTGGAATTATGTCAGACGCCTAATAAAAGGAGTGGATACCACTGAAAAGAAACTTTGCTTCAAAGATCTTCAAAAAGCCGGACCTCGTGGAACCTTCGTAACTGGCAGAACACCAAAAATGTATCGGGAAGAGTTTATTTTACCTAAATATCTGAATAAGGATGACCCCAATCAATGGCAGGCACAGGGAGGGACACCGCTGCGTGATACTCTTGAAGAAGCTGTTAGAAGCCGTATCTCCGGCTACATGCCGCCGGTGATCACCAGAGAACAAAATGAGCTTTTAATGCCATATCTGCCAGAAGCTTATAAGGAAAGAATTTAA